A genomic segment from Roseibium sp. Sym1 encodes:
- a CDS encoding recombinase family protein: MAADTQNRTSRRPQGRLIGYARVSTDEQATQAQEMELRSAGCEMIVEEHGSGASRARPALSRLVQDIGAGDTLVVVRLDRLARSVSHLLDVIEDLTAKGAHFRSLRDPIDTSTPQGMFSLQVLGAVAQLERALISERTKAGIQAAKAKGRLPGNPGIRERRPEMLSKMKLAQKAAYGARLQATASQWLPTVKRMRPDHTWDDIARVLKQRGFDWTPERLRRAVKWMVSEGMADASLLRKSPPRPAEDRLMTLVAGIHSSNPDLTLREIANQLERLHERTPRGGTKWAPSSVKNLLDRAKRSGLIDAVETEMPG; encoded by the coding sequence TATGCGCGCGTCTCTACGGACGAGCAGGCGACCCAGGCGCAGGAAATGGAGCTGCGGTCGGCCGGCTGCGAAATGATCGTCGAGGAACACGGTTCCGGAGCTTCTCGCGCCCGTCCTGCCCTCTCACGGCTTGTTCAGGACATCGGTGCCGGCGACACGCTCGTCGTGGTGCGGCTCGATCGCCTGGCACGATCCGTCAGCCATCTGCTGGATGTCATCGAAGACCTGACGGCAAAGGGTGCGCATTTTCGATCGCTGAGGGATCCGATCGACACCAGCACGCCCCAAGGCATGTTCTCGCTGCAAGTGCTCGGCGCCGTGGCCCAGCTCGAGCGGGCGTTGATTTCCGAGCGCACCAAGGCCGGGATCCAGGCGGCTAAGGCGAAAGGTCGTCTCCCTGGCAATCCTGGCATCCGCGAGCGCCGGCCGGAGATGCTCTCGAAGATGAAGTTGGCGCAGAAAGCGGCCTATGGGGCACGCCTTCAGGCCACGGCCTCACAATGGCTTCCAACGGTGAAGCGGATGCGGCCGGACCACACCTGGGACGACATCGCCCGTGTTCTCAAACAGCGCGGTTTCGACTGGACGCCGGAACGCCTGCGTCGGGCAGTCAAATGGATGGTCTCGGAAGGTATGGCCGATGCGTCGCTTTTGCGGAAATCGCCGCCGCGGCCGGCCGAGGACCGGTTGATGACCCTGGTCGCCGGGATCCATTCGTCCAATCCGGATCTCACACTGCGCGAAATCGCCAACCAGCTAGAGCGCTTGCACGAACGCACGCCGCGCGGAGGAACGAAATGGGCGCCCTCTTCCGTGAAAAACCTCCTTGATCGCGCAAAACGCAGCGGCCTGATCGACGCTGTCGAGACAGAAATGCCGGGGTGA